The genomic region TGGAAATCCAGGAGACAACATTAGTTCATTGGATTAACAATCATGAATAGTATATAAATCTTCTTATTAGTAGGACACTTGCACCCCAATTGTCCAATCTAATATATGATAGCCCTACATTTGAATATAAGTACAAAGCCTGGCTTTATGCTATCTTATAAAGCAGGAAACCATATCTAGGCAATTATTGAAAGAAGAAAAGCACTGCCAGATATTGTACTCAGTAAAGTCTCTAGCTCGAGTAAAAAAAATAATAAAACACAAGACATGTTACTATACTAACAACTTGAATATATATTACCTGACACATGTAATTTGATGCAAAATCATTAATTGCAGCAACTCCACATTGTATCTGGGAAGTTATCTCTCTAGCGCGACGCTGGCTGCCGGAAAAAACAGCACAACCAAGACCGTATTTTGAGTCATTGGCTAGTTTGACAGCCTCTTCATCGGTGCTAAACTTCATTATTGGCATGATTGGTCCAAATGCCTACAAAAATGTAAAAAAGCATTTAGCTATATTAACTAAACTAAAGATTAAAAGAATGTATCAAAATGCTATTTACAACACAGTATGACTTTGGATACCTCCTCTTGCATCAACTTCATCGTGTGATTTACATTTTCAATCACAGTGGGCGGAAAAAAGTGATCAACTGCATCTTCACCTATGTGGCCAAAACTTCCCCTCACAACAAGTTTTGCACCTTTGTCTAAGGCATCATTTACAAGGTTTTGAAGCCTTTCAGAGTGCTCTTGCATACATATAGCACCCATATCATACTTTCCAGCAAGTGGTGGGCCCTAGACAAGATCAATCAACAGAATCATGAGTTTTAACTTCTAACATAAAGCACTTCAACTCGACAGTTTTTGTAAAATACATGTATCAAGCACAAATTGTACAACAGCTGAAACAGATTTCGGCTTGGAAACTTCATTCAGAGGGACATACTTACAGATGAAACAGATTTCACAATCTTAGACACTTGATTGACGAATGAAGAGTAAATGTCCTTGTGAACATAGAATCTCTCAGCCCCAGCACAGTTCTGTCCACTTGACTGAAGAACAGCTCTCACAGCAATTTGGGCAACCTAAATAGAGTAATTTACTCCAATTAGGACACATAGTACTTGAAAATAAAAGGACCAAATAGATGAAGCAGAAATTCAGAATGCCACTGTAATGTCCAAGCTTAATAGACATATAAATACCAGTAAAGGTCGGAAATTTCATACATGTTCCACATCTACATCTTCACATACGATAAAAGCATCTTTTCCACCCAGTTCAAGTGTAACTGGTGTAAGTGTATCAGCAGCATTTCTCATTATCTGCAGAAATAGCAGAAGCAAAAATCAATAAGCATTCCAGTAGATTGCAGTGATTTCTTCATTATAACAGCAGCAACAAACCTTAGGGCAAGACAAGTACAATTAACTATGTCAAGTCCTTGGGTTCTCTTAATATACAACAATTGCAATAACCAGACTACGTATTAGAATTTACTATGTATCAAAGCTACTGGGTTACTGGCTAATTGATCAGATAAAGAAAATTCAAATAAAATCATCTCTGATGTATCAGTTGACCTGTTTACTATACACTTAACAAAACTTCATAAAGTAAAAAATTTATATGCTTCCAGAAAAGTTAAGTTCTGCTGAGGTTAGAACACTGTTAAGAAGCCACTGATGAATGCTTAATTTTTTTTTTTTTTTACCAAAGACGCATAATAACGATTTGACGACTTTCAAAAAAAAAAAACCATTTGAGGTCATGAAAGGATTGAAAATTTGTAGCCGAGAAGCCTGTTTCAGAAATTAAACTTGAAATCAATAAGTTATTCAACTAACCAAAAGAAGAACATACCATCTTACCCACACCCGGTGATCCAACAAAAATTAACTTGTCAACAGAAGACACAAGTGCTTCGCCAGTTTCAGAAAACCTAGTGGGGCAAATAAAAAAGTTTGATTATAGATAGATAAATTCATGAGCCTAGAAAGAAAGTCCTCCTTCCCACCCAATCCAAAAAACTACAGTACCCTGTTATGACGTCAACTAGATTTTCAGGAGCTCCTACGGCAGCAAGGGCAGATTGGATTATGCGAAAGTAGAAGCATCCAGACCAGCTTGCATGTTCTGAAACCTACAATGACAAGCATGATAACCAGTAACTGCAAATACTTTGAAGATTTCTATATGTGAAGTGAAAAAAAGATTTAGTGATGTCTAGTTTGAAAACCATGAAACCAACAATTATCGATACTGACACAGGAAATTATAGATCCTCTGAATTGCTTGCTATATATGGAAACAGAGACAACTGCAGCAGTGTTCCAGTGAATATTTAAAGGTGCACAGAGTGATTAAAGAAATTACGAGCATTCCACAATTAATTACCTTAATCACAATGCCATTTCCCGAAAAAACTGCTGCCAGCATTGGATTAAAGATATTGTGAAAAGGGTAATTCCATGATACAATGGCACCAACAACTCCAAGAGGGTGGAATTCAACTTTAGATCTCTTGTGAATCATTGATCTTCCACAAGATCTGCAATTTTTTCATGAATAACAAATTATAATACAGAACATAGATATGGCTACAGATGGAAGTAAATGTTTAGTCTACAAAAGTAAGGAAAAAATAAAGATAAAGAATGACAAACACTCTTTGCAAACAAATACCAAATAATTCGACTAGATAGTGGAAACCGAAGTAGAATGAGGCAAATCTTAAATCATTAAAGTAGAGGATCCCATGCAACATATAATATCTAAATTACCAGTGACTGAGGTAATATATCATTCAGTTCCAATAACCAAAAAGAGTTAAAATTTGTGAAATATACATCCTTGATAATTGCACCAAACATTGTTGGAATATTACACAGCACGTTAGTAAAATGATATAGAACATTGGATGCAGACAATGTAATGAGAAGAAAGGTATACCGGTATTCAGGCTTTAGCCACCGTTCACCCTCTGAAAGAAGCCAAGTGATCTTCTCACATGTTGTCATTATCTCCCCTAAAGACGCATCCACCATTGTCTTCCCCGTATCACGTGAAGATATCCTGATCAAAGTGATATATGATATGAGTCGGTATATATGGAGTAAAGTCAACCGCAGGAGAAACAGTAACTGTGATGCTTGTAGATTACCAAAAATAATAACAACATCCCGGGAACAAAACATGGCTTGGGATTTAAGTATGCCTACCTAATACATTTTCTTTTTCTGGCAATACCTACGTAGTAACTCAGACAACGATGCACACAGAGAGAGGGAGAGTTTGAATAGGGCACTTACTCACATATAAGATCTTGGTGCTCTATTATATACTTGAGAAGAATCCGAAGAAACAGACGTCTTTGCTTGAAGCTACTCTTCGCCCATGTTTTCTGCGCCTTCCTTGCTAGCGATACCCGCTCCTTGACCTGAAATGAAGATTTACACCATGAATTCCCCAATAATTGTGATATTCTGAGTTCCCTCTCTTCTACCATCTAAACTCGTGTGTATGAAATCAATTTGAGCGAACAAGCACTCCATTTTCATTTAAAATATATAGCAAAGACATCTTTAAAGTAGACAACAAGCTAACCTCATCAGTTGTCAATGCAGGGTAATATCCCAAGTACTTCATGGTTGCGGGTTCATAGCACTGAACCTTGGTCTCCGACTGCGCTGTCCTTCCCCTTGGAGGTACCTGAGCAGCAAACATCATAAACACCATCAGAAGCGAACGAATTCGAAACATTTTCTTCATCTCCTATCTCTCTCTCTCTTTTTATTTCTTTTCTCTTTCTCATTTACACTAACAACATTTAGCATGTATAAACAATTTTCCAAGTCCTTCCAAACGCAATCAATTCAGTTTCATTCCGTTGTGATTAGCCAAAGATCTCAACATAAGAAATCAAAACTCACATAGATGAAGCTGTTCTCCTGCGTCTGATTCCCGTCGTCCAACACTGACATTCATCAAACCGCGCAAATCAATCAACCAAACCAAAACAAAGCACGAGAAACGATGAGGTCTAAGAGAGAGCGGTTACCGTCAGAAGCGTCGACTTCAATGGAAGGGACATTGGGAGGGATGAGCATCAAGAGGAACCTACAAATGGCGTATGCAAAAGCGAGGACGATCAGAGGCCACCAAAACGCCATCGTTTTCGTCTGCGGAAGAACTAGAAGAGTTTGTTTGTTTTTGTTTCACTGAAAACAAAAACTGATTCCCGGAGTTGGCGTCGGATCGACGGCTACGATGGCATCTCGGTCTGTGACTCTGAGATGAGGTGTAAAGTGGACAGTGAAGACTGAGAGAGAGTGTCAGAGACTCAAAGGACTGAGAGAAGATGGACATGTAGTTTTTCTTGATGTTGTTTAATTTTTCTTAAAAAAGAAAAAAAAAATAGTGGGTAGCTATTTAGCCTATTTTTCTGTTTTATGGCTAATTCCCGTTTTACCCTCAATCGTTAAATATCTTGTGTTTATGTGTGATTCAACGTTATGGGTAAAATCAGGAATTTAATTTTTTGGTGAACCTTTTGACACCAAAACTTGACTTCCCATTATAGCAGTGAGTGGAGATGAGGAATAGATAACGACCAAGTGTTTACAAACATGAGATGAGTTCGAGTTTCTGAGTTAGAAATACGTGATTCAGATTATCTAACATAAGTTGTACACACGGTTAACTTAACTTTTGTCACATGTGAGGGGACATTTTCGCCCATAAAATTAGAAATTTTGACTATTTTGATTGATAAGATATAAGAGTCTGTTATCATTTTCAATCACATCTTATACATGACTTATTACGATTGAATTTACTTATCAAGGTAATCAAAATTTCATCAATTGCACAAACTTTTAGAAGTCCTTGGCGGATATGCTGAAAAAGGAGTTTACTTAAGTATTGAACAACAACTAACCACCTGCGGTCAATTTGTTAAAAGTTTAGATGTGGAACCCACATACCCAAGTTCAAAACTCGCCAACGTTGATTGGAGTTTAAATCTCAATCTATTTTTGGTGGCTAGAGGAGAGGAAGCGTTTTGACATGACCTCTCATGCGCGGATTAGTCTCTGAGCCCATAAAATCTTTGAAAATACCGTCATTGAATATTCAAAAAATAATAATAATAATAATAATAATAATATTGAACAACAACTCTCCATCCTACTTGTAATGGAGCAAAGAATAAGATGTCTTTCAATATGTTCACAACTGCAGCCTGATATCTGAAACTCACATGACCACCAGAGGCTTTATCATATTCTTATTGCAACTATATGAAGAAAAGCCAAAACCAAACAGCTAGCAACGAAGTGTAGATCAAGATAACAGTGAACTTACTATATCTAGTACCTAAACTCACTTCAAAGCAAAAAATATCCTTAAGCTTTTCTTTTGGCACAGCCTTGCTTGTCACTGCAGGTTCTAGCTGATTTTAATACTGTTTGCCAAACTCTCCAAGTAAACATTGATTCCTATCAGTTTTGGTCATCTTCAAGTGTTCTCTTTGGTTCATAACCATTCAGAGATCATATAAATAGCTTGCTTGCTACAGAAAGATGATCATCAATTATTTGGGTGGTTTCGACCTCCATATATACAGCAAGGTACATTCTGCTTGTACTTACTTTCCTTAGAAATTTATGCCATGAATTAGAACTCTTTCTAAGTGAAAACTGATAAGCACAAGGCACAGAAACTCTAGCTGTGGTCTCAATTAGCAGTTTAGCGCTAGTACTTTTACACACTTTTGTAATGATGGCTTGTAGCATCTTAATCTGCTATTCTCACTGCTCAAGTTTTTTATATGAACACAATATTCTCATGCTTGTCTAAAGCATTTCTGAAAAGATTTCAGTTATACGTTTACCTCGTAAGCTTAGAAGGCAGGGGAAAAACAGACGATTACCAGATAAATTAGAGCCTTGATTAAGTCTAACTTTCTGATTTCTTATTTTTGTCTCAGCTAATCTGTTAACAATGCCGTACTGAGAAGTACTCCTTTTCCATTTTTCACTGAAACTTATGAAATAGGAAACTCAGTCAAGCTAAGCTGTTTAGGGTCTTTATCAAACAAAGTGAAATCCAAAGATAATGGATTTATGAAAAGCATGCCATTTGCTCCTTGGTGAAGGGCTCGAATTTTTTTTTATCATGAATTTCATTCATATATGAAACTTCTGTTCAGTAGTGTTATGTTCATAATAATCTAGAGATTATGCAACTAATTAAATCCATTGCAGGTTTTGTTGACAACTCCGAAATGGATCAAATTGAGGATTTTAAAAAGATGGAAGACATTAGCAGATCAGAGGGACAGTCACAAACCAGAGACCACATCTCTCTTGAAATCACTTCTGAAAGTGGTGGACTTGTATCTCAGATCAAAGAAAAAATGGAAAACATTGCTGTATCAGTATCTATCTTCAGAGTCCCTAACGAAAAAAAATGTGCCCCGGATTATGTCTCCATTGGCCCTTTGCACTATAAACAGTTACGTGATAGCAAAGTCTCGGAGGATGATAAGTGGCGCTACTGCTATGCACTCCTCAATCGAAAGCCAAATCTAGAAGCAAGCCTCGACACCTGCGTGAAAGCCCTGAAACAAATGGAGAACAAGGCACGAAGATGTTACAATGAAGACATCAGTCTCACTAGTGATGAATTTGTGCAGTTGATGCTAATTGACACCTGCTTCATCATTGAGCTATTTCTCAAGTATTCATACAAGAGCCTTAGGTCTCGCCGTGATCCCATCTTCAATAGCCCTGGTATGCTCATAGAATTGAGATGTAACATGGTGGTACTCGAAAACCAAATCCCCTTCTTTGTTGTTCAAAGGTTGTTCCAATTAGTACCACTTCCAACACAATGTACCGAGTCCCTCAGCGAACTTGCTACACGTTTCTTCAAGTACCTTCTACCAGGAGAGTATCGTCGTGAGCAAGAAGGGCATCATTTACTCGATCTAATTCGACACTGCATCCTCCCAACACATCATAAGCTACAATCGACAGGCAAGAAAACTCCGGACTACTTGGATTGCGTAAAGAAGCTAAAAAGAGCAGGGGTTAAATTCCAATGTGCTACCGTGGTACACAGTTTCTTGGATGTCAAGTTTACTAATGGTGTGTTCAAAATGCCACCTCTTTTAGTCCATCACTGCACTGAAACACTCCTCAAGAACCTCATTGCACTCGAGCAGCGACACATTGGGGATGATCCGGTGCAGCATATCACATCTTATGCATACTTAATGGGGTGCCTGATCCAGTCCGAGAAAGATGTGAAATTGCTGCGGAAAAAACAGATTCTTGTGCATGAGGAGAAGAATGACAAGGAGGTTTTTGAAGTGTTGAAGAAGTTGTGCGAGCAGATCGATTTGAAGGATTTTTACTATGTGAGGCTTTTTGATGAGGTGGGTGAATTTATGAAGAGAAAGAGCTGGCACACGAAGAAGCAAAAGTTGAAGAGTACATACCATCCCAAGACTCCTTCGGCCGTTGCGGTGCTTGTTGTTGCCGTTTTGGCTCTTCTTCTCACATTTGTTGGAGCTTTCTTTTCTATACTCACATTCGCTCGCCACCATATTTAGGGAAACGGTCGAGCTATGAGATTGGTAATTGCTTGCTGAACCACTTTAATAGTCATCTGTTTGGTTACTTGTTCAATCTCTCATTATGCTTCATTTTCTTCATTATCTGATTGTAAAGGTCAGTACTTTGGTAGATTTTCCAGCTGGGTTTGGTGAAATTGGGTCTTTTGGGACTGTAGGATTTTACTGCTGTTTCGTTGTATCACAACCGTTTAGTTTTTAGATCTGAGTGAGTGAGTTGGTCACTTTTATACCTATATTGATTCTAATTTGAGTGTTATATTACATCAAATCAATTTACGAATCAAATTTGTTCAACTTGAATATTACGTGTTCATTGTTAATATATTATGATTACTAGTACCAAACGAGGAACAAATAAATAATCAAATAAACACGTGTCAATCAAAATCTACAAAAGAATCCTAGTACGAAGGTTATTCTTTTTTTGTTTTAGCAGATGAAGATGAAGGTTACTTCATTTGTACTTGAGATCACACTCAAGAATCACCGAGAGTGCCATGGCAAGTTGGCAACGGCAGGTCGTCTTGATCAAACTGGTCAGAAATGTGATCCAAACCCGACACAGTGACAGTACCGACGTCTGTCTCCATTTCACTGTCTTTATTCGGTCGTGTCTTATTCCCTCACCTCCAGGCAAAGACAACCCTCTTCTCCCTCAACACCGTCAGATTCTAATCACACGTGTCCCATATATCTAGTGGACATCCCACTTGTCACTCAGTCTCATCATTCCATAAAAGACCTCAACTTCCGGTGCTCCTTCCTCATTCACTCTTTCGGATCAAAGCACACGTCTCTCTTTCTTCCTTCCTTTCTTTCTTTCTCCAAACCAAGAAATCCAAACACAGCTACAAAAGATGGACGCAGAAAGAAGAATCGGAGTAGCTGTGGATTTCTCGCCGTGCAGCAAAAAAGCACTGAAATGGGCCATCGACAACGTCGCCCGCAAAGGGGATCACCTCATCCTCGTCATCGTACGCCCCGCTGACGTATACGAGCACGGCGAGATGCAGCTCTGGGGTGTCACCGGTTCTCGTACGTCTCTCTAATCTTCTTGTGGGGTCAATTTTGGATTTTGATGATGAGTGATATTGTAACAATTTATTTTGCAGCTTTGATTCCTCTGCCGGAGTTTTCCGATGCTCATATTATGAACAAGTACGAAGTGAAGCCTGACGCGGAGACCGTGGACATAGTCACCACTGCGGCTAGCCAGAAAGAGGTAAGAGTAATTAATTGGGATATTTTGGGTTAAATTAGTGTTGTTTTGTATTGATTATTAGTGTGATTGAGATGCTGTATCTGGGTGTGGTGATTTAGATCACAGTGCTGGTGAAGATCTACTGGGGTGATGCCCGTGAGAAGATTATCGAGGCTATTGACAAGATTCCCTTGAGCTTCCTTGTGATGGGGAACAGAGGGCTTGGCACGCTTAAGAGGTAGAGATGAGATCTAACATGCATTGCTTGAATATTTCTGAATTTGAATCTGTGTTTGTAGGTTATGATTTAATGTGTATGTATGTATGTATTTGAGTTTGGTTGGGGCTTTTGTCAAACTTCCATGTTTGAAATGAAGCTATTATTTACTTCTTGAGAGCTAGCATAGACTTTCTTGACATTATGCTGTTAGGATTTAGTAGCTCAAATAGATAAGACTTGCATATCATCGTGATCTTTTGAGATGAGAGGGGATATATGATCACCTGAAGGTCAATAAGTTTGTGGGTTTATAAATACAAAGAGGGGGGGTTTGGTGACCATGTGAACTTGAACATGAACCTGAATACTTTATGCAGACTTAATAATTTCTGCAACCATCATATGGAAAGTTTTCTAATTAGGAACATGTGAAGGGAAGTAAAATAATATCCGAGGCACCTGTTGTTGACTGGGTTGTTTTGTTGGATTTTGATTGCATTTGTTGTTGTTTTCTTCAGGGTTATTATGGGCAGTGTGAGCAATTTTGTGGTAAACAATGCGCGTTGTCCAGTTACTGTAGTCAAGAGTGAGACCTAAACCTTTTGGCGTGATGACCGCTAGGTAAATAAGTGCAAATGCTGCCTCTGGTATGATTGCTTCCTTTCGCAACCACCTTTTAGTCTGTATAAGAACTACTGGTCTTCTCCTTTGTTTGAAGTAATAGAATTTTGTTTTCAACTCTTTGTTGTATGTTGAAGTCGGGTAGATTTCATGGATGTAGATGTTGGAATTTGTTTGTGCAACATTGTATCATGTGAGTTTAACTTGTAGCTGATTCTGTTGATTTTCATTCCAGAATTCAGTAGTTAATAAAATTGTATAGATGTTTATTCATCTTGGTGCTTGTTATCTTTTTTCTTTTCTTTTTTTTAAAGCAAAGTACTTTTAGTTGATATAAGAGAAGCCTGGGATAGTATAACATAACTTATTGCACATCTTGGATTTTAATTAACATTGTAATAGTCTCTTCTCCATGCTTGTTCACCTAGGTTTTTTTTTTTACTCTGTTG from Fragaria vesca subsp. vesca linkage group LG3, FraVesHawaii_1.0, whole genome shotgun sequence harbors:
- the LOC101309432 gene encoding aldehyde dehydrogenase 22A1-like, whose translation is MAFWWPLIVLAFAYAICRFLLMLIPPNVPSIEVDASDVLDDGNQTQENSFIYVPPRGRTAQSETKVQCYEPATMKYLGYYPALTTDEVKERVSLARKAQKTWAKSSFKQRRLFLRILLKYIIEHQDLICEISSRDTGKTMVDASLGEIMTTCEKITWLLSEGERWLKPEYRSCGRSMIHKRSKVEFHPLGVVGAIVSWNYPFHNIFNPMLAAVFSGNGIVIKVSEHASWSGCFYFRIIQSALAAVGAPENLVDVITGFSETGEALVSSVDKLIFVGSPGVGKMIMRNAADTLTPVTLELGGKDAFIVCEDVDVEHVAQIAVRAVLQSSGQNCAGAERFYVHKDIYSSFVNQVSKIVKSVSSGPPLAGKYDMGAICMQEHSERLQNLVNDALDKGAKLVVRGSFGHIGEDAVDHFFPPTVIENVNHTMKLMQEEAFGPIMPIMKFSTDEEAVKLANDSKYGLGCAVFSGSQRRAREITSQIQCGVAAINDFASNYMCQSLPFGGVKDSGFGRFAGVEGLRACCLVKSVVEDRWWPYIKTKIPKPIQYPIGENGFEFQESLVEALYGLNIWDRLRALVTVLKILTDQNNHAGTTGKRKDD
- the LOC101314840 gene encoding UPF0481 protein At3g47200-like — its product is MDQIEDFKKMEDISRSEGQSQTRDHISLEITSESGGLVSQIKEKMENIAVSVSIFRVPNEKKCAPDYVSIGPLHYKQLRDSKVSEDDKWRYCYALLNRKPNLEASLDTCVKALKQMENKARRCYNEDISLTSDEFVQLMLIDTCFIIELFLKYSYKSLRSRRDPIFNSPGMLIELRCNMVVLENQIPFFVVQRLFQLVPLPTQCTESLSELATRFFKYLLPGEYRREQEGHHLLDLIRHCILPTHHKLQSTGKKTPDYLDCVKKLKRAGVKFQCATVVHSFLDVKFTNGVFKMPPLLVHHCTETLLKNLIALEQRHIGDDPVQHITSYAYLMGCLIQSEKDVKLLRKKQILVHEEKNDKEVFEVLKKLCEQIDLKDFYYVRLFDEVGEFMKRKSWHTKKQKLKSTYHPKTPSAVAVLVVAVLALLLTFVGAFFSILTFARHHI
- the LOC101309714 gene encoding uncharacterized protein C167.05-like, whose amino-acid sequence is MDAERRIGVAVDFSPCSKKALKWAIDNVARKGDHLILVIVRPADVYEHGEMQLWGVTGSPLIPLPEFSDAHIMNKYEVKPDAETVDIVTTAASQKEITVLVKIYWGDAREKIIEAIDKIPLSFLVMGNRGLGTLKRVIMGSVSNFVVNNARCPVTVVKSET